The stretch of DNA CCCATTACCTACTATTGCGGTTTTGATCCCACTGCGCCCTCACTGCACTTAGGTAACCTGGTGCAACTGTTGCTGCTTCGTCGCATTCAGCTGGCCGGGCATAAGCCTCTGGGCCTTGTTGGCGGTTCAACGGGATTAGTGGGAGATCCCCGCCCCACCGCAGAGCGCACACTCAACACCAAAGAAACAGTCAATGAATGGGTTGGTTATCTCACCTCGCAGATTTCTAAGTTCCTGAGTTTTGAGGGAGCTAATGCTGCTCGCATGGTGAACAACCTGGACTGGACGGCACCACTTTCTGCCATTGATTTCCTGCGTGATATCGGTAAGTACTACCGCGTGGGAACCATGCTCAAGAAGGATGCTGTATCTGCTCGCCTCAATTCTGAAGCGGGTATCAGCTACACCGAATTCAGTTACCAAATTTTGCAAGGAATGGACTTCCTTGAGCTTTACCGAAACTATGACTGTGTTCTGCAGACCGGTGGAAGTGACCAGTGGGGAAACCTCACCAGTGGTACTGACCTGATTCACCGTGCGGAAGGAAAAAGTGTCCACGCAATTGGCACGCCACTGATTACCAACAGTGATGGAACTAAGTTTGGCAAGAGCGAGGGCAACGCAGTCTGGCTCGACGCGTCGATGACATCGCCCTACGCGTTCTACCAGTTCTGGCTAAACACAGATGATGCGGATGTAATTGACCGCATCAAAGTCTTTACTTTTCTCACCCGAGCAGAAATTGAGGAGCTTGCCCAGCAAGTTGAGCAAGAGCCTTTCAAGCGCGCGGCTCAACGTCGACTTGCGTTAGAAGTAACCAGCCTCGTTCATGGCGAACAAGCTACTCAGGCAGCGATTGCTGCTGCTGCAGCTTTGTTTGGCCAAGGCGATTTAGCTGAACTTGATGCGCAAACCTTGGAAGCAGCCCTGCGGGAGCTTCCACACACCACCACACCAAAGAACACTCCCGTTGCGCAGTTATTAGTGGACACAGGTTTGTCGCAGAGCTTGGGTGCTGCTCGGCGCTCCATCGCTGAAGGTGGTGTTTACCTCAACAACAACAAAATCGAGGCAGAGGATGAACTTCTGCAAGGACACGTTCTTCCCAACGGAATGGCGGTATTGCGACGAGGAAAGAAGACCCTAGCTGGAGTCTTTGCCGAGTAATTTCATTCTCGGTTTGCCTAACGGTATCTGCCGGCGGTAGCTGGGTAGGGTTGAAGCATGTGTGGATTTAACGGCTTTGTGGTGACAAACACCACACGCGACAACGCGGCTGTAATCCGTGACATGTCTGATCAGATTGTGCACCGCGGCCCCGATGATGACGGCTACTTTGTCAACGACCGCATTGCACTTGGCTTCCGCCGACTGTCGATTATCGACCTTGAAGGCGGTCACCAGCCCATGACCAGGGCACAAGGAGACTACACCGTTGTCTTCAATGGAGAGATTTACAACTACCAAGAATTACGTTCTGAGCTTGAGGCTAAAGGCTACGTCTTTGCCACTAACTCCGATACCGAGACGTTACTGCACGGATACGTTGAATGGGGTAATGAACTTCCCACACACCTGCGTGGAATGTTTGCCTTTGTTATTTTTGACCACCTCACGGGTGAGCTTTTTGGGGCACGGGATATCTTCGGAATCAAACCCTTCTACTACTACAAAGAGGGGGCAACCTTCCTCTTTGGTAGTGAGATTAAGTCCTTCCTCAAACACCCAGAGTTCACCAAACGTTTCAACTCTGAGCTTCTTCCGGCCTATTTGAGCTTTGAATATATCCCTGATCACCGCACATTCTTTGACAACGTGTACAAACTGTTGCCGGGGCACTCATTCCGTTATGCAGACGGAGACCTCACCATACGCAGGTATCACGAGATCGATTTCAACATTGATCCCAGCATCACCCTCGAACAGGCAACGACGCGTATTCGTGAACAGTTCGTTGAATCAGTTCAGGCGCACATGATTGCTGACGTCGAGGTAGGAAGCTTTCTTTCCTCAGGTGTTGACTCCAGCTACGTGGCATATCAGGCCAACCTGTTGACGCCCTTGCGCACCTATTCGGTGGGGTATGACAACTCCCAGTGGAGTGAATTGCCCTATTCCACATCCTTCGCTGAGCAAACAGGAATCCAAAACAAAGCCTCCACGATGGGTCCTGAGGACTTCTTCGGTGCGGCTGCAGATATCCAGTGGTTTATGGATGAGCCTCTGTCGAACCCGAGTGCGGTGCCCCTGTATTTCGTCGCTAAAGAAGCCAGTAAGGATGTCAAGGTTGTTCTCTCTGGCGAAGGAGCGGATGAACTCTTTGGTGGCTACAACCACTACAACGAACCTGGCTCAATGCGCGCTTATCTCAAGTTGCCATTCTTTGTTCGCTCAGGCCTGTCAAAGTTCGCAGCAAAGTTCCCCAAGGTCAAAGGACGCCGTTTCCTCGTTCGCGGTGGGCAGCCACTTTATCAACGCTACTTCCGCATTGACTATGTCTTCAATGAAGTTGAGCGCTCGCAGTTACTACGCGATCCCAGCTTAAACTTTGATACCGCAACGCTGTCAAAGTCGCTTTTTGATCACGTCAGTGATCTCGACGAAGTGACCCAGATGCAATACGTGGATATGTACACCTGGTTGATTTACGACATTCTGCTCAAGGCAGACCGCATGTCGATGGCCAACTCGCTTGAATTGCGTGTTCCCTTCTTGGACAAAAAGATGCTGGATCTGGCCATGACGTTGCCGGAGAACACTCGAGTTGTTCCTCACCAGGGCAAAATTGCTTTGCGCAAAGCAGCAGCCTCTGTTTTGCCACCACAGGTTTCAAACCGTCCCAAGATAGGTTTCCCCTCGC from Aurantimicrobium sp. MWH-Uga1 encodes:
- the asnB gene encoding asparagine synthase (glutamine-hydrolyzing), whose translation is MCGFNGFVVTNTTRDNAAVIRDMSDQIVHRGPDDDGYFVNDRIALGFRRLSIIDLEGGHQPMTRAQGDYTVVFNGEIYNYQELRSELEAKGYVFATNSDTETLLHGYVEWGNELPTHLRGMFAFVIFDHLTGELFGARDIFGIKPFYYYKEGATFLFGSEIKSFLKHPEFTKRFNSELLPAYLSFEYIPDHRTFFDNVYKLLPGHSFRYADGDLTIRRYHEIDFNIDPSITLEQATTRIREQFVESVQAHMIADVEVGSFLSSGVDSSYVAYQANLLTPLRTYSVGYDNSQWSELPYSTSFAEQTGIQNKASTMGPEDFFGAAADIQWFMDEPLSNPSAVPLYFVAKEASKDVKVVLSGEGADELFGGYNHYNEPGSMRAYLKLPFFVRSGLSKFAAKFPKVKGRRFLVRGGQPLYQRYFRIDYVFNEVERSQLLRDPSLNFDTATLSKSLFDHVSDLDEVTQMQYVDMYTWLIYDILLKADRMSMANSLELRVPFLDKKMLDLAMTLPENTRVVPHQGKIALRKAAASVLPPQVSNRPKIGFPSPLFEWMRQPEYAAKISAVFDSETARYFFNNDYVQKMLADHVSGKVSNMQKIWSIYCFVLWFDLYFTEGAQAAQKAA
- the tyrS gene encoding tyrosine--tRNA ligase is translated as MSLETQKNDSSFDTLWDELVWRGLIHVSTDADELKKLFQGPPITYYCGFDPTAPSLHLGNLVQLLLLRRIQLAGHKPLGLVGGSTGLVGDPRPTAERTLNTKETVNEWVGYLTSQISKFLSFEGANAARMVNNLDWTAPLSAIDFLRDIGKYYRVGTMLKKDAVSARLNSEAGISYTEFSYQILQGMDFLELYRNYDCVLQTGGSDQWGNLTSGTDLIHRAEGKSVHAIGTPLITNSDGTKFGKSEGNAVWLDASMTSPYAFYQFWLNTDDADVIDRIKVFTFLTRAEIEELAQQVEQEPFKRAAQRRLALEVTSLVHGEQATQAAIAAAAALFGQGDLAELDAQTLEAALRELPHTTTPKNTPVAQLLVDTGLSQSLGAARRSIAEGGVYLNNNKIEAEDELLQGHVLPNGMAVLRRGKKTLAGVFAE